aattatgacatttttgcAGCAGACCATCAtctaagttaaacctggctTCAGAATAcgcacctacatgtatgagtaTAATCAGGTAAACCATAAGGACATGCAAAttatgatttattgattgatatgTTTTATTTCCATGAAAAAAACAATACCCGAAAATATACATTAAACTACAAAGGCataataattaaatcaataataCAGTGAACAGgtatatgaattttgaaattataaatttatTGATCATGTTGTGACACTAAAGGTAGTTTTGTTTTGTAGAATAAAAGAGCACATTTGATTACATGCCTTTCTCTAGGGCAAAAGCAGCATAGCTGGGGATTGAACCACAGACTTCCATGTGTCTAGTCAGGCACCGTAGACCACTTGGCCGCAGCCATTTATAAAATCATATAAATAAAGTTAAACTTTTCTCTGGAGTTTTCAAACTGAAATTTATGGTATAATTGTCTAGACATGATTTCACAGAACATATTTTGTacaatattaaaacaaaataccaTATTAACTATATAAATCATCTTAACATTCTGCATGCTTGAATCActcatgaaatacaaaataattttctattcatctctctctctttgtctgtCCATCTCCCTTTCTCCCCTTTGCCTTCTGCCACAGTACAAAAGCAAGTTCTTCATCACTGCTAAGCACCAGTCCAGCTCCAAGTACTTCTCGCTCTGCACCCCACTCCCCCTCAGCTACCTCCCCACAGACCACACCCTTCAGGGCTTCTAACAACCATACCCCAAACAGCGTGAAGTCCTTGGGTGCCCCCAGTACAACATCAACCTCCAATGCCACAGCGGGAGGTTCTCAGGCATCTTTATCAGCCAAGATGACACCAACAGAAGACGAAGATACCTTCAAGAACCTTAAGAAAACTTTTGCAAGCATCTTTGGCGATTtgtgataacttattttattttactgcAGAGCATATTGTTAGGCTGAGTTTGAATGTCTTTTTGATTGCCCAAATGGTTTTCtgtcaatttctttttatatgttATCTGTTGCAAATCAATAGGGGAATACTCATCTAGCAGAGTAAATTTTCTTTTGACTTTCAGCATGTGATGTTCAAATGAAGCTTATGTAGCTAGCTAGTGTAAGCCTAAATAACAtacaccaaaaaatgaaaaagttcaGTCAGTCTTCATAAGTTTACCATCAAGTCAAATACCGGACAAAGTCTAATTTGTTGAATGTCAAGATTTCTTTGGTCCCAAGTGATTCAAATTTGGCAGATTCACCGGTAGTTAAATCTTATATGGGTACTTTTAGTTCATAGAGAATATACAGACTAACTAATAGCTCTAAGTCTGAATGTGAATGAAGTTGACGTAATgcaaatttcaatttgaatagATTGATTGTAGATTTACTTGATAGATGACCGTTGGTGTGAACCTGTTGTCACTTCAAAGGACTAGAACTCAATGGCTGCCTTGTATAGCCATTGAACTGAGTCTCTaccatattcaaattttatttattctaatATTTGGATGAACCATGTAGAGATTTGCTTCTGGAGAAAAGAAttgttgaaaattcaattttttttttagtaaactcATTCTTTTTCCCTGTAGctttacaaataaaaagatgtCACACCTCAAAGACGCTTGTAATTTTGTTAGTACTATCCATGGATATCCTGGATGCCctgaatatcatttttattttggtaacttttcaattcaaataGAATCATCTTTTTATTAGTTTTGTCTGAAATATAACGTATGTTGTATATAAGAAATCTGTAACCATCATATGATATTAGTCAAATTAACATATTGTGCAATAATGGtccattttatttgttttgtgtatgaaaatatgtttatcattttaacaTGTGTAGAACAACCTCTAGGTatgactttttttcttgtcagagAAACTTTGCCAAATGATACAAGTTGTGAAAGCATGTTGAATGTTTGGTCATATGTGAATTAACACACTCCATTTACTAATTAAATTGGATGATAATTATCTCTTTTTCTTGTCTTGATGGAAGGAAGCACTTTTTACATAATGAGAGCTGACGATGTTTGAAGACTAGATCCAAATGCCATATAAATCTTATGGTAGATGcaatataaaaatgtaataaatgacACATAATATGGTATCCCCTTATAATAGTTACTAGAGGGCTGAACAAATCCCATGGCATTGAAATTGAATggattgactaaaagtgcataGAAATGTGGGTTCtgccattttctttatttcagaaATAGTCATTGTATGTAATGCCTTCTgcataaataaaaagaatgaaaagttaaccctttcaatataaattaacgtggatgaatgaaatatttaaatgctAATATACTTGTTATATAATATAAGTTTGTTCCATGTTATGTTCAATAGTGTATAAATAAGGGCATTCTCAGAAATAAGACATTCATGTAAGATATCTATGTCTTTGTAAACTTTGTACTGAGTAAACCTTTCTACAATAATACATTCCTGAGTCAAATCTTCCATCTTTCATTTTATCACAAGTCAATATTGTATATAGGCTTCTCTGGCACCTTTCTtcctaataaaatgaaattgtaaaaaacaTGTACTCGTATATCTTGGAAATGTATGTATTCAGAGTTACAGTGCATATTAGTGTTATCAAGTTACACTATCTTCTTTGTGTACATATTTAATAGGGCTATTCACAGATTGGACATTAATTATGTagctatataaatattaatgttcaTTATCACCAAAAGAGAATGTATTTATGTGCAAGGTTCTTTAATGCTGCCACCTCGTCATTAAAAATGGAAGTATTGATGACATTGGTGAATTTCCTATTGTTCACATTCAAATGCAATAATCCCATTGAATAACATGgatttaaagctaaatgaaagtagttgcagtaaaacactgatttcgtgagaaagtctgtaaaaccaaggttaagtattactatatcatcgtggatctagatctggtacagttacataaactgaactttgtgaaatcataaaatctaagctgaaaaacgatcacactgaagatcgccaacacagataggcatacgtgggacagtgtatattattattgctggaaataaagacccgacagaagtgcccgaatccgcgcttattttgcttatttctcagcaattacacaatttcttccagaattctttggcacatatattttattcatacagacacttgggtggtcattatattggattctgtaaaaagtcattttgagatcgttaccacaactagcatttatctttaatgtgaaatatgtgCTATGTAACATATTGCTctcctatacagtgcgtcccataaAGAAGGAAACACATTTTCAGAGAtaaatttcacaattattatgtatgtttttattttgaatttgatactTACGGTAAGAGTGGAATCTAATCTCTAATTTTAGACCAGCAGCTTAGCCAATCATTCAcacatggcagattacaaacgAAAGATATCAAGGCCTATCAGAAATGCTTTGCGAAGAAACCCACATGTGAATGTGAATCCACTGTCATTTCAGAGATCAGTGAGAGAACTTAAATacaaagaaatgctaatgagccaatcgtcgaataagcaCAGTTGTCGTATCACAAACCAATCTTGTTCAATTTTTCTGCGcaacatgattttgacattaaaatttcaaactcatcttgctcattaatgtGTGAAGTGTTCATCACATATTAGCAATCAAAATGTAGAGGAATATttgaattgtatgatgatgtaaatgaaacatcataataaatttgcctttgaagaaaaaaagatctgagaatcccggtttccttttttctggaaTGCACTGTATAGTTGATatgataaatcaaatttttgtaaaacaagaaatataCTTTACTATGTAAAAGCTCAATGAGAGTATTGTTTTGTAAATCTAGACCCATGTAAGGGTAAAAGGATACTAAGAAGcataaatttcttctttttagagCTAGTGCAATTACTCATCTATGGCCTGCTGTATATGATAAGTTTACcataaatgaaaacaatgcTCAACAACAAGTTTCCATGTTCCAACTTTCCATGGATGGTTATTAAAGTTCCATAGTAATAACTTTTATAATGCACTTGGGTCAGGTATACAAGTGCAATGGTGGCTTAACCCAGCTCTAATGAACGGAGGATAGTATACTTTTTGCTGTaactattgttttattttttctatatactGTTTCTCTCTTACTCTCTTCCTCTCCCTTTCAATTGGTAATAACATGTGATTGTATATTCTTCTTGTAAATGTATTATCTATTATAATGTATTGATAAATGTATAAGTGATCAATAAAATGTTTAGAATTGGTATTGTATCAAGAGGCCTGTTTTCTATAATTGTCTTTGTGTTCATATAATACAGCTAATCCATTGCCAGAAACAgatttcagaaaataataattaagtCATCGCGGTTTCCAGCTGGAGttgtgtattttatttgtctcaaaaatatcacaaatatttccATATCATAGACGAGTACAATAAATTGAAATAGTATAACAAACATATTGTTATCTGAAATAAAACTTTCAACATTGAAAAGATGCATTATTATAAACCAACACATTTGGATATCACCCACAAAGAGGATAACTATAGATCTTTAAAAGATAAGTAGCTAGCTATCCATCACCACTGAAAAACAAAGATTATATATGCAAACTGAAATCTTTAAACTGTTTTTTATTTCTCGACACTTCACTTAACTTTCTAATTAACAAAACCTGATGTGCAATATCATGCCATTACACAGTCTCAATAGTAATCATCAAGAAAGTTAGACAATAGAAGTACAGTATTATAATTaccatgttttcttttgttgagTGAGGGCAGTATTGATCTACAAGGGTTGAATAAGAAAGAATGCCCATTGAGTGACATAGTGCatcttttgattgatttatagaGTACATCTATTCCAGAATTAAAATGATTGTACCTTGAATATTTTCCCCATAGAATATTGAAGAATTAAAACTCAAATTGATCAGAATCTTGGTTGTGGGCAATTCCAAGGAAACGGAGTGACATTCAGAAACAAATTTTAGCATACAAACAAATTTATCACCCATATTTGAATcgttatttgcaaagaaatggtACCTGACAGTTCTTGAAACCCacttataaaaacaataacatttGTTTCAGTAATCCACTtaattaatgagatatgaatattcataaacatggttACGGAGTGAAAGAGTATGGACATGCATTTTTAGGATAAAACATATCACTCAAACTCTGTGAACTTTAAATGGCTATAACAAGTTATTGATTAGATTCTCTGTTGTTCTAGCTATAATATGCTGCACTACATTAATAAATTGgtgtattattttgttaattacgacttaaaatgtaaaccCATACCCGGTTACGGTTACAGTGACATCTGAAATATCCACACACAAGCAATGTAAAATGAACTTAACggtatatttgaaaaaaattcttctaatatgatgtaaaataatgaccttcagattatccaaaagaaaattgtacaaaataccaaataattttctcttaaattgaaatgaagtaaaaaaatatatatatatgtagtcccatgtatagAATCTTGGTTTGGTTTGGATTCTTCTATAAGGAGAtgtgtaagaattttttttttttaatggctaattatgatcccctttttttttttttgaaattcctTATGGgttttgatagaaaaatttcatccagatttgaaatagagccaatataaattttttgaaaatgtccacttttgcttggaatCACCTGgccaagccttgaaataagcagGCGCTGAGCACAAATTCGCGCTCATAAAGCCATCAATTGCGCCCATAAAGCCCccaaatcatcaaaattttgacgaCCGGGCACAAATATTTTCCAGGTAATTGCGGCCGCCGTGAGTGAGCAGTGAagccatatcatacatgtaatttaaatatctgaaaagccaaaatcaagtaactttcaatttacgataagcacagtttcaaattgccaagtgcgtctttttttctgtaccataaAAAGTGAGCTACGTCCGTCTTTTTTCTCCTGTAATACATGTGCGCGCGTGCTTCCAGTAGCGGTTTTTCCATActtcaccatgtgcaatttctaatgcacacatttccagttgggatatcacaattctgcgaTATAGTAATTCGAATTGCACAGGAGATAAATCCCTGTTCACAGCACATACGATGTGCGAGTCTTTTATCCTCACAGTCGCcgactttgcttgtcaaaacgtAGACCAAAatcttcagtc
This genomic interval from Lytechinus pictus isolate F3 Inbred chromosome 3, Lp3.0, whole genome shotgun sequence contains the following:
- the LOC129256902 gene encoding synapsin-like isoform X1; translated protein: MDIVTVEAIHTKDGKDFIIEVNDSSMSLMGENQEEDRKAIADLVIQKMHAVIIKNTIRPSSKLNLASEYAPTCMSIISTKASSSSLLSTSPAPSTSRSAPHSPSATSPQTTPFRASNNHTPNSVKSLGAPSTTSTSNATAGGSQASLSAKMTPTEDEDTFKNLKKTFASIFGDL
- the LOC129256902 gene encoding synapsin-like isoform X2, which gives rise to MDIVTVEAIHTKDGKDFIIEVNDSSMSLMGENQEEDRKAIADLVIQKMHAVIIKNTISTKASSSSLLSTSPAPSTSRSAPHSPSATSPQTTPFRASNNHTPNSVKSLGAPSTTSTSNATAGGSQASLSAKMTPTEDEDTFKNLKKTFASIFGDL